The Bos javanicus breed banteng chromosome 11, ARS-OSU_banteng_1.0, whole genome shotgun sequence genome includes a window with the following:
- the CAPN14 gene encoding calpain-14, giving the protein MAMCFPICRYWKLGCKDSMGDFSQLPRQDYETLKERCLRDGCLFEDKSFPASLSSIGSGPLLRKLPSRLQWRRPPELHSNPLFYSAKAKRLDLCQGLVGDCWFLAALQALSLHQDILSRVVPLNQSFTKKYAGIFQFWFWHFGKWVPIVVDDRLPVNEAGQLVFVSSTYKNLFWGALLEKAYAKLSGSYEDLQRGQVSEALVDFTGGVTMTIKLSEAPDSLWDVLTRAMYSRTLIGCQTHCGKERVLENGLVDGHAYTLTGLRKVTTRHGPEYLVRLRNPWGKIEWKGDWSDSSSMWDLLSPKEKILLLRKDDDGEFWMSLQDFKAHFMLLVICKLSPGLLTQEVGQKWSYTMLEGRWENGRTAGGQMKSPQDTFWKNPQFLLSVWRPQEGKRSQLLCSVLVSLLQKPRHRHRNWKPHLAIGFYLFRVNQIFDAQKKLPSEFFWKNASLSCRATFLTEKEVSRELWLEPGTYVIVPCTSEACQESEFVLRVFSRKHVFYEIGSNSRVIFSKEIVDQSEGKDEFFTKLFEKYPEINAIQLQNILNHMPWSGLGSKQPLFSLEACQGILALLDLNASGTVSIQEFRDLWKQLMFYQEVFHKQDTNRSGSLNWAQLRAAMREAGIMLSDDVCQLMLIRYGGPDLQMDFVRFVRLMLRVENMEDVFQNLTQDGKGIYLQKPEWLMMALYC; this is encoded by the exons ATGGCCATGTGTTTTCCTATCTGCAGATACTGGAAGCTGGGGTGTAAGGACTCAATGGGCGACTTTTCGCAGCTCCCCAGACAGGACTACGAGACCCTGAAGGAAAGGTGCCTGAGGGACGGCTGTCTCTTTGAGGACAAGAGCTTCCCAGCCTCCCTGAGCTCCATTGGCAGCGGGCCCCTGCTGCGGAAGCTGCCGAGCCGCCTGCAGTGGAGGCGGCCTCCG GAGCTGCACAGCAACCCCCTTTTCTACTCTGCCAAGGCCAAACGGCTGGATCTGTGCCAGGGATTGGTAG GTGACTGCTGGTTCTTGGCGGCTTTGCAAGCTCTGAGTTTGCACCAGGACATCCTGAGTCGCGTTGTTCCCCTAAATCAGAGTTTCACGAAGAAGTATGCTGGCATCTTCCAGTTCTGG TTCTGGCACTTTGGAAAGTGGGTTCCGATTGTGGTAGATGACCGACTACCTGTGAATGAAGCTGGCCAGCTGGTCTTTGTCTCTTCTACCTACAAGAACTTGTTCTGGGGAGCTCTTCTGGAAAAGGCCTATGCTAA GCTCTCTGGCTCCTATGAAGACTTGCAGCGTGGACAGGTGTCTGAAGCCCTTGTGGACTTCACTGGAGGGGTGACAATGACCATCAAGCTGTCAGAAGCCCCTGACAGCCTCTGGGATGTCCTAACCCGAGCCATGTACAGCAGAACCCTGATTGGCTGCCAGACCCACTGTGGG AAGGAGCGGGTGCTGGAGAATGGGTTGGTGGACGGCCATGCCTATACACTCACAGGCCTCAGGAAG GTGACCACCAGACATGGACCTGAGTATCTCGTCAGGCTCCGGAACCCCTGGGGGAAGATAGAATGGAAAGGAGACTGGAGTGACAG ctCGAGTATGTGGGACCTACTGAGCCCCAAGGAGAAGATTCTGCTGCTGAGAAAAGATGATGATGGAGAATTCTG GATGTCACTGCAGGACTTTAAAGCACATTTCATGCTTCTGGTCATCTGTAAACTGAGCCCAGGCCTGCTGACTCAGGAGGTGGGCCAGAAGTGGTCGTACACCATGCTGGAGGGGAGATGGGAGAATGGGAGGACTGCTGGTGGCCAGATGAAGTCGCCCCAAG ACACATTTTGGAAGAACCCACAGTTCCTGCTGTCAGTCTGGAGACCCCAGGAGGGCAAGAGGTCccagttgctctgcagcgtgCTGGTATCCCTGCTCCAGAAGCCCAGACACAGGCACCGCAACTGGAAGCCTCACCTCGCCATTGGCTTCTACCTCTTCAGG gtgAACCAG ATCTTTGATGCCCAGAAGAAACTGCCGTCTGAGTTCTTCTGGAAAAATGCTTCCCTGAGTTGCCGTGCGACGTTTCTCACAGAGAAGGAAGTGAGCCGGGAACTGTGGCTGGAGCCAGGGACATACGTGATTGTGCCCTGCACATCTGAGGCCTGCCAGGAGTCTGAGTTCGtcctcagagtcttctccaggaagcACGTCTTTTA TGAAATCGGCAGCAATTCCAGAGTCATCTTCTCTAAG GAAATTGTAGACCAAAGTGAAGGGAAGGATGAATTCTTCACCAAACTCTTTGAAAAG TATCCAGAAATAAACGCAATCCAACTGCAGAATATCCTGAACCACATGCCCTGGTCAG GTCTAGGAAGCAAACAGCCTCTCTTCAGCCTTGAGGCCTGTCAGGGAATCCTGGCCCTGCTGGAT CTTAACGCATCCGGCACTGTGAGTATCCAGGAATTCAGGGACCTGTGGAAGCAGCTGATGTTCTATCAG GAGGTTTTCCACAAGCAAGACACTAACCGGTCAGGATCCCTGAATTGGGCCCAACTGCGGGCTGCCATGAGGGAGGCAG GAATCATGCTCAGTGATGACGTCTGCCAGCTGATGCTTATCCGCTACGGCGGCCCCGACCTCCAGATGGACTTCGTCAGGTTTGTCCGCTTGATGCTGCGTGTGGAGAACATGGAGG ATGTCTTCCAAAACTTGACCCAAGATGGCAAAGGGATATACCTCCAGAAGCCAGAG TGGCTAATGATGGCTCTGTACTGCTGA